A genomic segment from Triticum dicoccoides isolate Atlit2015 ecotype Zavitan chromosome 1A, WEW_v2.0, whole genome shotgun sequence encodes:
- the LOC119293258 gene encoding oleosin G-like — MADRHGEGGVASARRPGRTDLDDPSTTLLQRVQAHLPNATQVVGLLTLLLAGAALLVLAGLTFTGAVVALVFLGPLALLTSPIWVPFSFALLVVVVAALSFVGFAVAALAAATWAYRYFTGRHPVGADRVDRARSRLADTASHVKDYARREYGGYLGNRTKDAAPGA; from the coding sequence ATGGCGGATCGGCACGGCGAGGGCGGCGTGGCCTCGGCGCGGCGGCCGGGGCGCACGGACCTGGACGACCCGTCGACGACGCTGCTGCAGCGCGTGCAGGCGCACCTCCCGAACGCGACGCAGGTGGTGGGCCTGCTGACCCTGCTGCTCGCCGGCGCGGCGCTGCTGGTGCTGGCGGGGCTGACGTTCACGGGCGCCGTGGTGGCGCTCGTCTTCCTCGGCCCGCTGGCGCTGCTGACCAGCCCCATCTGGGTGCCGTTCTCCTTCGCGCTCCTCGTGGTCGTCGTGGCGGCGCTCTCCTTCGTCGGGTTCGCCGTGGCCGCGCTCGCCGCGGCCACCTGGGCGTACCGGTACTTCACGGGGCGGCACCCCGTGGGCGCCGACCGCGTGGACCGCGCCCGCAGCCGCCTCGCCGACACCGCCAGCCACGTCAAGGACTACGCCCGCCGCGAGTACGGCGGCTACCTCGGCAACCGGACCAAGGACGCCGCCCCCGGCGCCTAG
- the LOC119293269 gene encoding protein CHUP1, chloroplastic-like, with the protein MLVRLGFVVLATFAAFTLKRGKGPKKDNGQAGKRKEKARHTGHGEKEDEEEEVKTISGLINSAPSVDDDDEDDMFSEIESLLGGEIDIPIPGDRYDVKERSRYNAHMANNAAEMERLRGLVRELEEREVKLEGELLEYYGLKEQETDVTELQKQLKIKTVEVDMLNLTISSLQAERKKLQEDVARGAAAKKELDASRSRIKELQRQIQMEANQTKGQLMLLKQQVMGLRAKEEEVAKKDAEIEQKLKKLKNLEVEVLELRRKNKELLYEKRDLMVKLDAAQGKITESDVVAHAREEINNLRHTNEDLTKQVEGLQMNRFSEVEELVYLRWVNACLRFELRNYQTPSGKISARDLSTKLSPRSQERAKQMMLEFGSERGQGDTDLDSVSSAPSSPRSEDFDTASIDSSSSKYSFLSKRPNLMQKLKKWGRSKDDGSYLSSPSSRSLTSSSPKRSQKPKGPLESLMIRNAGDGMSITTFGKRDQESGDADDANVASSFQLMSKNVEGFADEKYPAYKDRHKLATEREKAIKEKAEQARAQRFGGGYSSVLVPSPRAALPPKLAQIKEKNAPTVNSEPGEQSSDIPNNPLAVTQLKLAQIEKRAPRVPRPPPTASAAAASGATSTGSGGPPMPPRPPGAPPPPPPPGRPGGPPPPPPPPGSLSKSLAGGDKVHRAPEVVEFYQSLMKREAKKDTTSLGSKSSNVSDNRSNMIGEIENRSTFLLAVKADVETQGEFVESLAGEVRAARFANIDDVVAFVHWLDEELSFLVDERAVLKHFDWPESKTDALREAAFEYQDLVKLENKATSFVDDPKLPCEEALKRMYSLLEKVEQSVYALLRTRDMTTARYKEYGIPVDWLSDSGKVGKIKLASVQLAKKYMERVTSELDALQGTEKEPNREFLLLQGVRFAFRVHQFAGGFDADSMKVFEELRSKMSSTQAPAPPASDT; encoded by the exons ATGCTTGTGAGACTCGGATTCGTGGTATTAGCAACCTTCGCCGCGTTCACTCTTAAGCGAGGCAAGGGGCCTAAGAAAG ACAATGGCCAAGCGggcaagaggaaggagaaggctcgGCATACTGGACAT ggggagaaagaggacgaggaggaagaggttAAGACGATCAGCGGCTTAATCAACTCGGCCCCGTCGGTGGATGACGACGATGAGGACGACATGTTCTCGGAGATCGAGAGCCTCCTGGGCGGGGAGATCGACATCCCGATACCGGGCGACAGGTACGACGTCAAGGAGCGGTCCCGTTACAACGCGCACATGGCCAACAACGCCGCCGAGATGGAGCGGCTGCGCGGCCTGGTCAGGGAGCTGGAGGAGCGGGAGGTGAAGCTCGAGGGCGAGCTGCTCGAGTACTACGGCCTCAAGGAGCAGGAGACCGACGTCACCGAGCTGCAGAAGCAGCTCAAGATCAAGACGGTGGAGGTCGACATGCTCAACCTCACCATCAGCTCGCTGCAGGCCGAGAGGAAGAAGCTGCAGGAGGACGTGGCCCGCGGCGCGGCGGCCAAGAAGGAGCTCGACGCGTCCAGGAGCAGGATCAAGGAGCTGCAGCGGCAGATACAGATGGAGGCCAACCAGACCAAAGGCCAGCTGATGCTGCTGAAGCAACAGGTGATGGGGCTcagggccaaggaggaggaggtggccaagaAGGACGCCGAGATCGAGCAGAAGCTCAAGAAGCTCAAGAACCTGGAGGTGGAGGTGCTTGAGCTGAGGAGGAAGAACAAGGAGCTGCTGTATGAGAAGAGGGACCTCATGGTGAAGCTGGATGCAGCACAAGGAAAAATAACAGAG AGTGATGTAGTTGCCCATGCAAGAGAGGAGATCAACAACCTCAGACACACAAACGAGGACCTGACAAAGCAAGTGGAAGGCCTACAAATGAACAGATTCAGTGAAGTAGAAGAGCTGGTGTACCTGCGCTGGGTCAACGCCTGTCTGCGATTCGAGCTCCGCAACTACCAGACACCATCTGGGAAGATCTCTGCCCGCGACCTCAGCACGAAGCTCAGCCCAAGGTCGCAGGAGAGGGCCAAACAGATGATGCTCGAATTCGGGTCCGAACGAGGCCAGGGCGACACTGACCTTGACAGTGTTTCCTCCGCGCCTTCTTCCCCCAGAAGCGAAGACTTCGACACCGCCTCGATCGACAGCTCTTCCAGCAAATACAGCTTCCTAAGCAAGAGGCCGAACCTGATGCAGAAACTCAAGAAGTGGGGAAGGAGCAAGGATGACGGCAGCTATCTGTCATCCCCGTCGTCGCGGTCCCTGACCAGCAGCTCTCCGAAGAGGAGCCAGAAACCAAAGGGGCCCCTGGAGTCTCTCATGATCAGAAATGCAGGAGATGGTATGTCCATTACAACATTCGGAAAAAGGGACCAAGAATCCGGTGACGCAGATGATGCAAATGTTGCGTCTTCGTTCCAGCTGATGTCGAAGAATGTCGAAGGCTTCGCTGATGAGAAGTACCCCGCTTACAAAGACCGGCATAAGCTTGCGACGGAACGGGAGAAGGCGATCAAAGAGAAGGCCGAGCAAGCCAGAGCGCAAAGGTTTGGTGGTGGCTATAGTTCAGTTCTGGTTCCCTCCCCGAGAGCTGCACTCCCCCCAAAACTCGCTCAAATAAAGGAGAAGAATGCCCCCACAGTTAATTCTGAACCTGGTGAGCAATCTAGTGATATCCCGAACAACCCCCTGGCTGTCACCCAGTTGAAGCTTGCCCAAATTGAGAAGAGGGCTCCAAGAGTCCCCCGTCCACCACCCACAGCATCGGCCGCCGCTGCTTCAGGAGCTACCAGTACTGGGAGTGGTGGACCACCGATGCCGCCACGCCCACCAGGTgcacctcctccaccaccacctccagggAGACCCGGTggccctccgccgccaccgccgcctcccggttCTCTATCCAAGAGCCTTGCTGGTGGTGACAAGGTACACCGTGCTCCGGAGGTCGTGGAGTTCTATCAGAGTCTCATGAAACGTGAAGCTAAGAAGGACACCACCTCTTTGGGATCAAAATCATCGAATGTTTCTGATAACAGAAGCAACATGATTGGAGAGATTGAGAACAGATCAACATTCCTATTAGCT GTCAAAGCTGATGTGGAGACACAAGGAGAATTTGTTGAGTCCCTCGCGGGTGAGGTCCGAGCAGCAAGATTCGCGAATATCGACGATGTTGTTGCATTTGTACACTGGCTGGATGAGGAGTTGTCATTCTTG GTTGATGAGAGAGCAGTGCTAAAGCATTTCGATTGGCCAGAGAGCAAAACTGATGCATTAAGAGAGGCCGCCTTTGAGTATCAGGACCTGGTGAAACTAGAGAATAAGGCCACATCCTTCGTCGACGATCCAAAACTTCCATGTGAAGAAGCTCTCAAGAGGATGTATTCGTTGCTTGAGAA AGTGGAGCAGAGTGTTTATGCACTTCTTCGTACAAGAGACATGACCACCGCACGGTACAAGGAGTATGGAATACCAGTTGATTGGCTATCTGATTCTGGAAAAGTTGGCAAG ATCAAACTGGCATCCGTTCAGTTGGCGAAGAAGTACATGGAGAGGGTCACCTCGGAGCTCGACGCGTTGCAGGGCACCGAGAAAGAGCCCAACAGAGAGTTCCTGCTTCTCCAGGGCGTCAGATTCGCCTTCCGAGTTCATCAG TTTGCCGGAGGCTTCGACGCGGACAGCATGAAAGTCTTTGAGGAGCTGAGAAGCAAGATGAGCAGCACGCAGGCACCCGCTCCACCGGCATCTGACACATAG